In one Diabrotica virgifera virgifera chromosome 5, PGI_DIABVI_V3a genomic region, the following are encoded:
- the LOC126884739 gene encoding THAP domain-containing protein 2-like, which yields MPSRCCVPECKSNYDSSLKKNEQPESTFLFPKDPKLRELWLQCIHRKNFVIGTSAVVCAKHFYSDDIERVREWVDKEGNKHVEKLTNPKLKPSAVPRIFPIQDVSK from the coding sequence aTGCCAAGCCGTTGCTGTGTGCCAGAGTGCAAAAGCAATTACGATAGcagtcttaaaaagaatgaacaACCAGAAAGCACTTTTTTATTTCCAAAGGATCCAAAGCTGCGAGAACTTTGGTTACAGTGTATCCACAGGAAAAATTTTGTTATTGGAACATCAGCGGTAGTATGTGCCAAACATTTTTATTCTGATGACATCGAGAGAGTTAGAGAATGGGTAGATAAGGAAGGCAACAAACATGTAGAGAAATTAACGAATCCTAAGTTAAAACCTTCTGCAGTTCCTCGCATTTTTCCAAttcaggatgtttctaaataa